AAACAAAATACAATTTAGAAGTATTCACGAACTTAAAGATCCGGCTTTAAACAATAAGCTGGCTCAGAAAGAGTTCCAGGAAGAAATTCCGGTAGAAGATTTCCTTGGAGATGCTGAACAGAATGGTTCAGCTACTTCAAGAAGGGATTTCTTAAAATTATTAGGTTTCTCTACAGCTGCAGTTACGCTGGCTGCATGTGAAGCTCCGGTAATTAAAACAATCCCTTATGTGGTAAAACCGCATGATATTATCCCGGGGATCCCGAATTATTACGCTTCAACATATTTCGACGGTTTTGATTTTGCAAGTGTTCTGGTAAAGACACGTGAAGGAAGACCGATTAAAATTGAGCCGAACCTGGCTGCCGGGGATTTGGGAAAAACAAGCGCAAGAACTCAGGCAAGTGTACTTTCTCTTTATGATAACGATAAAGTAAAACAGCCGAAATTTGAAGGTAAAGACGAAACTTTCGATAAAGTAGACAGCTTTGTCATCAAAGGACTGGAAGAAGCCAACGCGGCAGGTAAGAGAATCGTGTTATTATCACATTCTTATGCTTCCCCTACTTTCAAGAAATTATTTGCTGAATTTAAAGCTAAATATCCGACAGCAGAATTAGTAACCTATGATGCTTTCCCATACGCTGCGGCTTTAGATGCGGCACAGGAAGTTTTCGGAACAAGAGCATTGCCGGTATATGACCTTAGAGGGACAGAATTGGTAGTTGGGTTCCAGGCTGATTTCCTGGGAGATTACAATGCAGCAAGCCTTGAATCTTCTTACGCAGCAGCAAGAAAGCCGGGAGCCAATATGTTAAGACATATCCAGGTAGAATCCAATATGTCTTTAACAGGAGCCAATGCAGATTCAAGAGTAAGGTTGAAGCCAAGCCAGGTTAATAAGACATTGGTGGAAGTTTACAACGCTGTTGTTGGCGGAGGAACTGCTGATAAGGCAGCTTCGGAAATCGCAAAAGAACTTCAGGCAAAAGGAAGCAAAGCAGTCGTTTTTGCAGACAGCTCTAAAGGTGCTCAGGTACTTGCCCATTTAATTAACCAGAAATTAGGATCCGTTGCTTTCACAGGCAAAGCCAACTTCTTAAAAGATTTCGACAAGGCAAGATTCCAGGAATTCTTAGGATGGGTAAATGCAGGTCAGGTGGGTGTATTGATTACCAACAACGTAGACCCGATTTATTCTTACCATAAAGGTGAAGACTTTAAAAAGTCTCTGGCAAAAGTTCCTTATGTAATTGCGGTAGCCGATAAGAAAAATGAAATGTACAGGGCAGCGAAAGCTGTAATTCCTGTAGCCAACTGGCTGGAATCATGGGGTGATATGGAACCTCAGACAGGCGTATATTCATTAATGCAGCCTACCATCCAGAAAATATACAAATCAAGACAGATTGAAGAATCTCTACTGGTTTGGAAAAATGGTAAAAACAATGCGGCCAACAATTATTACGATTATTTAAAAGCAAGCGCTTCTTCCGTTTTAGGAGCTACTTCTTTCAATAAAGCTTTATATAATGGGATCAATGTTTCTCCAAATACTACGGCATTGTCTTATGCAGGAGGAAACGCTGCGCAGGCAGTAGCTGAATTGGGAGCTTTCAAAGCTTCTGACTTAGAGTTGGTACTGTATACAAAAACTGCAATGGGAGACGGTACCCAGGCCAATAACCCTTGGCTTCAGGAATTACCGGATCCGTTGACAAGAATGTCATGGGATAATTACCTGACGGTTTCTCCTAAGGATGCAGAAAGATTGGGACTTGAAAACGATCTCAATGCAAGGATGCAGCTTGACGGTTCTATTGTGAAC
The sequence above is a segment of the Chryseobacterium sp. JJR-5R genome. Coding sequences within it:
- a CDS encoding TAT-variant-translocated molybdopterin oxidoreductase, yielding MASNKIQFRSIHELKDPALNNKLAQKEFQEEIPVEDFLGDAEQNGSATSRRDFLKLLGFSTAAVTLAACEAPVIKTIPYVVKPHDIIPGIPNYYASTYFDGFDFASVLVKTREGRPIKIEPNLAAGDLGKTSARTQASVLSLYDNDKVKQPKFEGKDETFDKVDSFVIKGLEEANAAGKRIVLLSHSYASPTFKKLFAEFKAKYPTAELVTYDAFPYAAALDAAQEVFGTRALPVYDLRGTELVVGFQADFLGDYNAASLESSYAAARKPGANMLRHIQVESNMSLTGANADSRVRLKPSQVNKTLVEVYNAVVGGGTADKAASEIAKELQAKGSKAVVFADSSKGAQVLAHLINQKLGSVAFTGKANFLKDFDKARFQEFLGWVNAGQVGVLITNNVDPIYSYHKGEDFKKSLAKVPYVIAVADKKNEMYRAAKAVIPVANWLESWGDMEPQTGVYSLMQPTIQKIYKSRQIEESLLVWKNGKNNAANNYYDYLKASASSVLGATSFNKALYNGINVSPNTTALSYAGGNAAQAVAELGAFKASDLELVLYTKTAMGDGTQANNPWLQELPDPLTRMSWDNYLTVSPKDAERLGLENDLNARMQLDGSIVNLTVNGVTVKDVPVFIQPGQAEGSVGLALGYGKKNSGATADTGVNAYPLFDGSNLAVSNVKLEKTGEDHEFAGIQLQNTLMGRYEIAKEVPLAEFLNVDFDDEHKGWNKPLEYHTISGALPARKIDLWDAFDDTDGPHFNMSVDLNSCTGCGSCIIACQAENNVPVVGKEEIRMSRDMYWLRIDRYYSSRQKVEVYEGLKEGMAVPELYGTAFGDGGALNHPADNPDVIFQPVMCQHCNHAPCETVCPVAATSHGKQGQNHMAYNRCIGTRYCANNCPYKVRRFNWFTYNLNDKFDFNQNNDLGRMVLNPDVVVRTRGVMEKCSLCIQMTQTTILEAKKENRVVKDGEFQTACSKACTTGSIQFGDMNDKASEVRKLYADNRRYYLLEEIGTKPNVFYHTKVRNRVEK